One Clostridium estertheticum DNA segment encodes these proteins:
- a CDS encoding uroporphyrinogen decarboxylase family protein, protein MNKKERVFTTIRHMEPDRVPKGELYIDPVLANKLLGKEYPLDYFHMQRDLEVRDLLNIDIINLGEWPCEEIGVDEKGYKKFRSVYGEEYIFNGKSKHVVKPPFDDIEDVDKYLVPDIKKCTGKIIEEYASNTDMFIMAQIGGPISMINEMIGMEDYLVYCLTNTDEIITLGEKIMEYEIAKAKLFIDKKADAILIADDMAFNLGTFFNPELMRRIAFPLYKHAIREIKKYKDVPVFLHTDGNIMKVVDDIVEAGFDGLQSIQPSAGMDIAKIKKEYGDKICIMGNIDLDYVMSFAPPEEVQDIVKKTIDIAAPGGGFILSTCNILVDAIPPENALAMYKTAHEYGGYNKI, encoded by the coding sequence ATGAATAAAAAAGAAAGAGTTTTTACTACAATACGACATATGGAGCCTGACAGAGTTCCAAAAGGAGAATTATACATAGATCCGGTTCTGGCAAACAAGCTTCTAGGTAAGGAATATCCACTTGACTACTTTCATATGCAAAGGGATCTAGAAGTAAGGGACCTTCTTAATATAGATATTATAAATCTTGGAGAATGGCCCTGTGAGGAAATAGGTGTCGACGAGAAAGGATATAAGAAGTTTAGAAGCGTATACGGCGAAGAGTATATATTCAATGGCAAAAGCAAACACGTTGTAAAACCTCCCTTTGATGATATTGAGGATGTAGATAAATACCTTGTTCCTGATATTAAAAAGTGTACAGGCAAGATTATAGAGGAATATGCATCCAATACCGACATGTTTATTATGGCCCAAATAGGAGGACCTATCAGCATGATAAACGAAATGATAGGTATGGAAGACTATCTTGTGTACTGCTTGACAAATACGGATGAGATCATTACTCTCGGAGAGAAAATCATGGAGTATGAGATTGCCAAGGCCAAACTGTTCATTGATAAAAAGGCCGACGCAATTCTTATTGCTGATGATATGGCCTTCAATTTGGGTACTTTCTTTAATCCTGAGTTAATGAGAAGAATAGCCTTCCCACTATACAAGCATGCAATTAGAGAAATAAAGAAATATAAAGATGTTCCAGTGTTCCTTCATACTGATGGTAATATTATGAAGGTTGTGGATGATATAGTAGAGGCGGGCTTTGATGGTTTACAGTCAATTCAGCCATCGGCAGGCATGGATATTGCAAAAATCAAAAAAGAATATGGAGATAAAATTTGCATTATGGGTAATATAGATCTGGACTATGTAATGTCATTTGCACCTCCAGAAGAGGTTCAGGACATAGTAAAAAAGACAATTGATATTGCAGCACCGGGTGGGGGTTTTATTCTAAGTACATGTAATATTTTGGTAGATGCAATTCCGCCAGAGAACGCCTTAGCAATGTATAAGACAGCCCATGAGTATGGAGGTTACAATAAAATATAG
- a CDS encoding alpha-mannosidase gives MDKINKAYVVTHTHWDREWRYPLWENRMYLVNLMEELLDILDTNPNYKSFLLDGQTVVIEDYLQVRPENREKIEKYIKEGKLQVGPWYTLPDLYPLDGEWLVRNLLKGTRCAKSLGKCLNVAYESFGWGQISQFPQIYKNFGLDVAIVAKNVSKERAPESEFLWEGADGTRILSTRLGQHGRANFFMNSYLKIMNGVDFLSDDYKLGVENAGVMYHQADEKNFYQDYLKLTSTEKYNPEFLKEAVEIAMKATEETTVKSHRVIMNGSDSTTAQPMLTEIIKKANEVFEDTEFILSTMEEYTDKLKELVDYDRLKIVKGELRDGPSNSCSANALMTRPNIKMLNKKLHNALVKYAEPLSVTSHMLGKKYDSNFLDIAIKYIMLSHPHDSINGVTQDKTVDDVMYMLNQALEISEVITNTVCAEIIKKIDTSSFDLQDIVLIAVNPSPVKRNEVVKVYIDTPQDMNIWDFDIIDSMGKNIDKQLISRKEEIVPVNDLHARPWPFYIDRHCVYMNAEDIPAGGYKVLKVVPKKNFNRKAVFWPDTRISRGEGIGKASNILENENLKVTVQNNGTINILDKNNNKIYNNLNYFEDTGDCGDYWIYYPPYHNKTYSSEGCNARIWLEDNGLLSATIASEVKMTLPAYAFRHENGVKGESKRSDEEKVVSMTSYYTLKKNSKKVDVRLKVDNTIEDHRLRVMFDTGIKTKYIDAAGHFTVDRRPVTPALDRNGEYYPEMETLPQQTFVDVSNGENGLAVVNNCLIEYQVIDNEKSTLALTLLRGVRNIICTEMRSAGAFPQQKGGQSLGILEYEYSIYPHEGNWESAAVYSEAESLNVPIKLIQTSRNEGGELPLECSFFSIDNEALVLSTFKKAEDSDAFILRVFNPSERTIEGRVNIYASIKEAHLVNLNEERLEALVVENNHTVKIIAEPNKIVTIEMVF, from the coding sequence ATGGATAAGATAAACAAAGCTTATGTAGTAACTCACACACACTGGGACAGGGAGTGGCGTTACCCATTATGGGAAAACAGGATGTATTTAGTCAACCTTATGGAAGAGCTTCTTGATATATTGGATACTAACCCAAATTATAAATCCTTTTTACTGGATGGGCAAACAGTTGTTATAGAAGATTATTTACAAGTAAGACCAGAAAACAGAGAAAAAATTGAAAAGTATATAAAAGAGGGAAAGCTACAGGTAGGTCCATGGTATACTCTGCCTGACCTTTATCCATTAGATGGAGAATGGCTTGTTAGAAATCTTTTAAAGGGAACTAGATGTGCAAAAAGTCTTGGTAAATGTTTAAATGTAGCTTATGAATCCTTTGGTTGGGGACAGATATCACAGTTTCCTCAAATATATAAAAATTTTGGGCTAGATGTAGCAATAGTAGCAAAGAATGTATCTAAAGAACGTGCTCCAGAAAGTGAATTTTTGTGGGAAGGGGCAGATGGAACTAGAATACTTTCCACAAGACTTGGACAGCATGGTAGAGCTAACTTTTTTATGAATTCATATTTGAAGATAATGAATGGTGTGGACTTTTTATCTGATGACTATAAGCTTGGCGTAGAAAATGCAGGAGTTATGTATCATCAGGCAGATGAAAAGAATTTCTATCAGGATTATTTAAAGCTTACCAGCACAGAAAAATATAATCCTGAATTTCTTAAAGAGGCTGTGGAAATTGCAATGAAGGCTACTGAAGAAACTACTGTAAAATCACATAGAGTTATTATGAATGGCTCTGATTCTACTACAGCGCAGCCTATGCTCACTGAAATTATAAAAAAGGCCAATGAGGTATTTGAAGATACGGAATTTATTCTTTCAACTATGGAAGAATATACTGATAAGCTTAAGGAACTGGTGGATTATGATAGGCTTAAGATTGTAAAAGGAGAACTTAGAGATGGCCCATCAAACTCATGTTCAGCAAATGCACTAATGACAAGACCAAACATCAAGATGTTGAACAAAAAACTGCATAATGCGCTTGTTAAATATGCTGAACCATTATCAGTAACTAGTCATATGCTTGGTAAAAAGTATGATTCAAATTTTTTAGATATAGCAATTAAATATATAATGCTGTCACACCCTCATGATTCTATAAATGGAGTAACACAGGATAAAACTGTAGATGATGTGATGTATATGCTGAATCAAGCATTGGAAATAAGCGAGGTAATAACTAATACTGTCTGTGCAGAGATTATTAAGAAAATAGATACAAGCTCCTTTGATCTCCAGGATATAGTATTAATAGCTGTTAATCCATCACCAGTTAAAAGAAATGAAGTCGTAAAGGTATATATTGATACTCCTCAAGATATGAATATATGGGATTTTGATATTATAGACTCCATGGGTAAAAATATTGATAAGCAGCTTATTTCCAGAAAAGAAGAAATTGTTCCTGTAAATGACCTTCATGCAAGACCATGGCCATTTTATATAGACAGGCACTGTGTTTATATGAATGCAGAGGATATACCCGCAGGAGGCTATAAAGTTTTAAAGGTTGTGCCGAAGAAAAACTTTAACAGAAAAGCAGTGTTTTGGCCAGATACTAGAATCAGCAGAGGTGAGGGGATAGGTAAGGCTTCGAATATATTAGAAAACGAAAATTTAAAGGTTACTGTACAAAATAATGGAACAATAAATATTTTAGATAAAAATAATAATAAAATTTATAATAATTTAAATTATTTTGAAGATACAGGAGATTGCGGAGATTACTGGATTTACTATCCTCCATATCACAATAAAACTTATTCCAGTGAAGGGTGTAATGCAAGGATTTGGCTTGAGGATAATGGATTATTATCAGCGACAATTGCATCAGAGGTTAAGATGACTTTACCTGCTTATGCTTTTAGACATGAAAATGGTGTAAAAGGTGAAAGTAAAAGAAGTGATGAAGAAAAGGTAGTTAGTATGACAAGCTATTATACACTAAAGAAGAATTCAAAAAAGGTTGATGTAAGGCTTAAAGTAGACAATACCATTGAAGATCATAGATTAAGAGTTATGTTTGACACAGGTATAAAGACTAAATATATAGATGCAGCAGGTCACTTCACAGTAGACAGAAGACCAGTGACACCTGCTTTGGATAGAAATGGAGAGTATTATCCTGAAATGGAGACACTTCCACAACAAACCTTTGTAGATGTAAGTAATGGGGAAAATGGTTTGGCAGTAGTTAATAATTGTCTCATTGAATATCAAGTAATAGATAATGAAAAGAGTACCCTAGCTCTTACTTTGCTAAGAGGTGTGAGAAATATAATATGTACGGAAATGCGTTCTGCAGGAGCATTTCCACAGCAGAAAGGTGGACAAAGTCTGGGTATTTTGGAATATGAATATTCTATTTACCCACATGAAGGAAATTGGGAGTCTGCTGCTGTGTATAGTGAAGCTGAAAGCTTGAATGTTCCAATAAAACTAATTCAAACCTCAAGGAATGAAGGTGGAGAGCTTCCACTCGAATGTAGCTTCTTCAGTATTGATAATGAAGCTTTAGTACTTTCAACCTTTAAAAAAGCTGAGGATAGTGACGCCTTTATTTTAAGAGTATTTAACCCTTCTGAAAGAACTATTGAAGGAAGAGTAAATATTTATGCTTCAATTAAAGAAGCACACTTAGTAAATTTAAATGAAGAAAGACTTGAAGCTTTAGTAGTTGAAAATAATCATACGGTTAAAATTATAGCAGAGCCAAATAAAATAGTAACAATAGAGATGGTATTTTAA
- a CDS encoding HAD family hydrolase yields the protein MVKEIIPGLGSIEAGSFIDLKIGGEGIFKVGEGGVKRILTPTDKKVEFIVYSDKTLSYIKSAMGYPAIYPVKEVSFEGPAEAVLMDLDGTSVHSEAFWMWIIEQTIARLMGKPKFKLQTVDEPFVSGHSVSEHLQYCIDTYCPSKSVEQARNYYYEITSYEMNQIMAGRGREGAFTPSPDLKEFLYTLKEHKIKIGLVTSGLYEKAWPEILSAFKTLKMGDPLDFYDAIITAGSAIRKGQTGTLGELAPKPHPWLYAETARVGLGISPARRHKVIGIEDSSAGIVSIRLAGFAAIGVDGGNIESSGVKPLVHSQYKNLMDALPLILGEK from the coding sequence ATGGTAAAAGAAATAATACCTGGACTAGGTAGTATTGAAGCAGGTAGCTTTATAGATTTGAAGATAGGGGGAGAAGGTATCTTTAAAGTAGGAGAAGGTGGAGTAAAAAGAATATTAACGCCTACTGATAAGAAGGTAGAATTCATAGTATATTCTGACAAAACCCTTTCCTATATAAAATCTGCCATGGGATATCCAGCAATCTATCCAGTTAAAGAGGTTAGTTTTGAAGGCCCTGCAGAAGCAGTACTTATGGATTTAGATGGTACTAGTGTTCATAGTGAAGCCTTTTGGATGTGGATTATTGAACAAACCATTGCTAGGCTTATGGGAAAACCAAAATTTAAACTTCAGACAGTTGATGAGCCTTTTGTATCAGGACATTCAGTATCTGAGCATCTACAATATTGTATAGACACATATTGTCCTAGTAAGAGTGTTGAACAAGCAAGAAATTATTATTATGAAATAACCAGTTATGAGATGAATCAGATTATGGCAGGACGAGGAAGGGAAGGAGCCTTCACTCCAAGTCCAGACTTAAAGGAATTTTTATACACATTAAAAGAACATAAAATAAAAATAGGGCTTGTAACCTCAGGTCTTTATGAAAAGGCATGGCCAGAAATATTATCGGCATTTAAAACACTAAAAATGGGAGACCCTTTAGATTTTTATGATGCTATAATAACTGCCGGAAGTGCAATAAGAAAAGGGCAAACAGGGACCTTAGGAGAGCTTGCTCCTAAGCCCCACCCATGGCTTTATGCGGAGACTGCCAGAGTAGGACTTGGAATAAGCCCTGCTAGAAGACATAAGGTTATCGGAATAGAAGACTCCTCAGCAGGTATTGTATCAATTAGACTTGCTGGTTTTGCAGCAATTGGAGTTGATGGAGGAAACATAGAATCAAGTGGTGTTAAGCCATTAGTTCATTCTCAATATAAAAATTTGATGGATGCACTTCCTTTGATACTGGGGGAGAAATAA
- a CDS encoding GTP-binding protein has protein sequence MVSAELIVVGGFLGAGKTTSILSIAKYLISSGKKVGIVTNDQGSELVDTNFSRKNIFKSSFHRGYEDSRFNHGVL, from the coding sequence ATGGTGAGTGCTGAATTAATTGTTGTAGGCGGATTTTTAGGTGCAGGTAAGACAACTTCTATACTAAGTATAGCAAAATATCTTATCAGTTCAGGGAAAAAAGTGGGTATAGTTACTAATGACCAAGGTAGTGAATTAGTTGATACAAACTTTAGCAGAAAAAATATTTTTAAAAGCAGCTTTCACAGAGGATATGAAGATTCTAGATTTAACCATGGAGTGCTTTAA
- a CDS encoding uroporphyrinogen decarboxylase family protein — protein MKPIERVGLSLQHKEADRVPVYPLLNGASRRLVGADYKTWANNAQVTADAYIKVTEQFGLDVIVTLTDLSVEAADFGQKIIYPESEAAHPDFKDRFIKSIEDYSLVKKLNPKETPRMSEHIKLCDLLVKAKAQEVPIVAFVFGPLGILGMLRGEQDLFMDILEEPEALIAPLDAITDTLFDYVDALIDTGVHAIMFDTLFASQSIMSKKMWVQTEGPLVRKLAEHVHARGCMVMIHNCGNGIYFDVQIEAMKPEAISFLHIPDDCTSFEDIKSKYGDKTTLIGNISPTWLISASTEEIEAECRKVIDAFKKDGGFILATGCEYPANATFDAAETMIRMASEYGSYKN, from the coding sequence ATGAAACCAATAGAAAGAGTAGGATTATCATTACAACATAAGGAAGCTGACAGGGTACCAGTTTATCCATTACTAAATGGTGCTTCAAGAAGACTGGTAGGTGCTGACTATAAAACTTGGGCAAATAATGCACAGGTTACTGCGGATGCATATATTAAGGTAACAGAACAATTTGGCTTAGACGTTATCGTCACTTTAACAGATCTTTCAGTGGAAGCAGCAGACTTTGGGCAAAAAATTATTTATCCTGAAAGTGAAGCAGCACATCCTGATTTTAAAGATAGATTTATAAAGTCTATAGAAGACTATTCACTTGTTAAGAAATTAAATCCAAAGGAAACTCCAAGAATGAGCGAGCATATAAAACTTTGTGACCTTTTGGTTAAAGCCAAGGCACAAGAAGTCCCAATTGTAGCTTTTGTATTTGGTCCACTTGGAATACTTGGAATGCTAAGGGGCGAACAGGATTTATTCATGGATATTCTAGAAGAACCAGAAGCTCTTATAGCTCCTCTAGATGCCATAACAGATACTTTATTTGATTATGTAGATGCACTTATAGATACAGGAGTACACGCTATAATGTTTGACACATTGTTTGCATCTCAGTCCATAATGAGTAAGAAAATGTGGGTTCAAACAGAAGGACCACTTGTTAGAAAATTAGCAGAACATGTTCACGCTCGCGGCTGCATGGTTATGATTCATAACTGTGGTAATGGAATCTATTTTGATGTTCAAATAGAAGCAATGAAGCCAGAAGCCATATCCTTCCTTCACATACCAGATGATTGTACTTCTTTCGAAGATATAAAATCAAAGTATGGAGATAAAACAACTTTAATTGGAAATATTTCTCCAACTTGGCTAATAAGTGCTTCAACAGAAGAAATAGAGGCAGAATGTAGGAAAGTAATAGATGCCTTTAAAAAAGATGGAGGATTTATACTTGCAACAGGTTGCGAATATCCAGCAAATGCAACTTTTGATGCGGCTGAGACAATGATAAGAATGGCATCAGAATACGGAAGTTATAAAAATTAA
- a CDS encoding corrinoid protein, translating into MDLKELSLFVQKGNAKKVKELVNIALEEKIDAEQILNEGLISAMGEVGIKFKNNEIYVPEMLIAARAMNAGMQILEPILTAAGVKAIGVAVIGTVKGDLHDIGKNLVRMMLKGCGIEVYDIGVDVSPEAFADKAEEVGAQIVCLSALLTTTMPSMKDVIDEFTKRGIRDKYIFMIGGAPITTNFAKEIGADHYTADAATAAEVAKSLLVS; encoded by the coding sequence ATGGATTTAAAAGAACTTTCATTATTTGTACAAAAGGGCAATGCTAAAAAAGTTAAAGAATTGGTTAATATAGCTCTTGAAGAAAAAATTGATGCTGAGCAAATATTAAATGAAGGGCTAATATCAGCTATGGGTGAAGTTGGAATCAAATTTAAAAATAATGAAATTTATGTTCCAGAAATGTTAATTGCTGCTCGAGCTATGAATGCTGGAATGCAAATCCTTGAACCAATTCTTACAGCGGCTGGAGTTAAAGCAATAGGCGTTGCTGTTATAGGAACTGTTAAAGGAGATTTGCATGATATAGGTAAAAACCTTGTTAGAATGATGCTTAAAGGTTGTGGTATAGAAGTCTATGATATTGGGGTAGATGTTTCACCAGAAGCCTTCGCAGATAAAGCTGAAGAGGTAGGAGCACAAATAGTTTGTTTATCAGCTCTTTTGACAACAACAATGCCCTCCATGAAAGATGTAATTGACGAATTTACTAAACGTGGAATTAGAGATAAATACATATTCATGATAGGTGGAGCTCCAATTACAACTAATTTTGCTAAAGAAATAGGAGCAGATCATTATACAGCCGATGCTGCAACAGCTGCTGAAGTTGCAAAGTCATTATTGGTTAGCTAG
- a CDS encoding response regulator, with protein sequence MYKLIIIEDELILRKNIIKKIEWEKYGFCVVGEAENGRDAIDVIDCTNPDVIITDIDMPFMNGLELSKIVTEKYPMIKIVILSGFDDFKYAQQAIELNVAEYVLKPISSEELIKTLVKIKVQIDEEIFKKENLQELKEHYLKSLPVMKGNFLSSLVVGKQPKEGILNKALYYNIDLLGEVFACAVVSIDKNMFNDNNFSQEEAELNRYGVFNIIEEVILKHSLGIVFSHYDYIIAIMKNDEKNKEYMVSKIFMALEEARQCIEKYMQFTVTIGIGSLCTSIENIDESFFGGLAALEYRFVAGNNKLIYIDDLEPQKTKKMVFDDDKEHMLLSSIKFGTEEDIYSALEILFEDITEVKASFSDYQIYLLEILAAITKMSKDLALNFSSILEPNYNIFVEIFKFNTIGEVKEWFELVCIKLMQSIGGKREKSAKILVDKAQEYIRENYTDSELSLNKVSSFIHVSPNYLGTIFKNEVGETFVNYLLQIRMETAKNILCSTNYKNFQIAEKVGISDQYYFSHCFKKYFKSSPNEVRKSFQK encoded by the coding sequence ATGTATAAGCTTATTATTATTGAAGATGAATTGATATTAAGAAAAAATATAATTAAAAAGATAGAATGGGAAAAGTATGGGTTTTGTGTTGTCGGGGAGGCTGAGAATGGAAGAGATGCAATAGATGTAATCGATTGTACGAATCCTGATGTGATTATTACAGATATAGATATGCCTTTTATGAATGGGCTGGAGCTATCAAAAATTGTAACAGAAAAATATCCAATGATAAAAATAGTTATTCTCTCAGGGTTTGATGATTTTAAATATGCACAACAGGCCATAGAACTCAATGTAGCAGAATATGTACTGAAACCGATTTCATCAGAAGAGCTAATCAAAACATTAGTAAAAATCAAAGTACAAATAGATGAAGAAATTTTTAAAAAAGAAAACCTACAAGAATTAAAGGAACATTACTTAAAAAGTTTACCAGTGATGAAAGGAAACTTTTTGAGTTCGCTTGTGGTTGGCAAGCAACCCAAAGAAGGTATTTTAAACAAAGCCCTTTATTATAATATAGACCTATTGGGTGAAGTGTTTGCATGTGCAGTGGTTAGTATTGATAAAAATATGTTTAATGATAACAATTTTAGCCAAGAAGAGGCAGAACTTAATAGATACGGTGTATTTAATATAATTGAAGAGGTGATTTTAAAGCACTCCTTGGGGATTGTATTCTCACATTATGATTATATTATCGCTATAATGAAGAATGATGAAAAAAACAAAGAATATATGGTAAGTAAAATATTTATGGCTCTAGAAGAAGCAAGGCAATGCATAGAAAAATATATGCAATTTACAGTTACTATTGGAATAGGAAGTTTGTGTACAAGTATTGAAAATATAGATGAGTCTTTTTTTGGTGGGTTGGCTGCATTAGAGTATAGATTTGTTGCTGGGAATAATAAATTAATCTACATTGACGATTTAGAACCACAAAAGACTAAAAAGATGGTTTTTGATGATGATAAAGAACACATGTTGTTATCGAGTATTAAATTTGGCACGGAAGAAGATATTTATAGTGCACTTGAAATTTTATTTGAAGATATTACAGAAGTGAAAGCCTCTTTTAGTGATTACCAAATATATCTTTTAGAGATTCTCGCGGCAATCACAAAGATGTCAAAAGATCTTGCACTAAATTTTTCGTCAATTTTGGAACCAAATTATAATATTTTTGTTGAAATATTTAAATTTAACACAATAGGTGAGGTGAAAGAATGGTTTGAGTTGGTCTGTATAAAGCTTATGCAATCAATTGGAGGCAAAAGGGAAAAATCAGCAAAAATACTTGTAGATAAGGCACAAGAGTATATAAGGGAAAATTATACAGATAGCGAACTTAGTTTAAATAAGGTCAGTAGTTTTATTCATGTTAGTCCTAATTATCTTGGAACTATCTTCAAAAATGAAGTTGGCGAAACATTTGTAAATTATCTATTACAAATCAGGATGGAAACTGCCAAGAATATTTTATGTTCTACAAATTATAAAAATTTTCAGATAGCTGAAAAAGTAGGGATATCTGATCAGTATTACTTTAGCCATTGTTTTAAAAAGTATTTTAAAAGTTCACCGAATGAAGTTAGAAAAAGTTTTCAAAAGTAA
- a CDS encoding sensor histidine kinase has product MNVKIKKKFTSIVRMIRNAFQVNSIQSIITVSFILITVTGMVLMSITLYNKFYQTTKTNAAISTSQIMDQVNINLGYYVKGMNEVSNLVNTELNNSAYNRGNDISKVLKMATKLRNDIVTLAVFSKNGELVTTSSSGKLKKGLNVQEEQWFKEEKLKPEQFHFSYPHVENLFAGQHLWVVSLTRQTNVIYKGIIEKGILLVNMNFSASDELCHKVSLGKRGYMYIIDKDGNLIYHPQQQMIYAGLKKENIEFAVNHKEGNYIENYNGEQAVVSIKNVKYTEWKLVGISYYNDIITTKKDIYSYFIIILIVSIFSVCFISILISARISSPIKKLEKLMSRVEKGELNIYSEVEGEREVKQLSKTFNLMIFRIRDLMEQIVDEQEEKRKSEIKALQAQINPHFLYNTLDSIVWMAENNEKEGVIKMVTALANLFRISISRDGDIIDIKGELQHARSYLIIQQIRYGDKFDFIIEEMSASVLQNKTLKIILQPIIENAINHGIKRMVDKGNIRISGQVIENKICLSVSDNGIGMSLEKVSKLLRKEQKVEGHSGIGVKNVHERIQLYFGLEYGLEISSEVDEGTTVKIWLPFIGE; this is encoded by the coding sequence TTGAATGTAAAAATCAAAAAAAAGTTTACTAGTATAGTAAGAATGATTAGAAATGCATTTCAAGTGAACAGTATACAATCTATTATTACGGTTTCTTTTATTTTAATTACTGTGACTGGAATGGTTTTGATGAGTATAACCCTTTACAATAAATTTTATCAGACTACAAAAACAAATGCAGCTATAAGTACTTCTCAAATTATGGATCAGGTAAATATAAATTTAGGATATTACGTTAAGGGAATGAATGAAGTATCAAATTTAGTAAATACAGAATTAAATAACAGTGCATATAATAGGGGAAATGATATAAGCAAGGTATTGAAAATGGCTACAAAGCTAAGAAATGATATTGTTACTTTAGCGGTTTTTTCTAAAAATGGAGAACTGGTAACTACTTCTTCTAGTGGAAAGTTAAAAAAAGGTTTGAATGTTCAAGAAGAACAATGGTTTAAAGAAGAGAAGCTGAAACCGGAGCAGTTTCATTTTTCATATCCACATGTGGAAAATTTATTTGCAGGACAGCATTTATGGGTAGTTTCACTAACTAGACAAACAAACGTTATTTATAAAGGTATTATTGAAAAAGGTATTTTACTTGTAAATATGAATTTTAGTGCAAGTGATGAATTGTGCCACAAAGTAAGTCTTGGAAAAAGAGGCTATATGTATATTATAGATAAGGATGGTAACCTAATATATCATCCTCAACAGCAGATGATTTATGCTGGGCTTAAAAAAGAAAACATAGAATTTGCAGTGAATCATAAAGAAGGAAATTACATTGAAAATTATAATGGTGAGCAAGCTGTTGTGAGTATAAAGAATGTAAAATACACTGAATGGAAGCTAGTTGGAATAAGTTATTATAATGATATAATAACAACAAAAAAAGACATTTATTCCTATTTTATCATTATATTGATTGTGAGCATCTTTAGTGTTTGCTTTATTTCAATATTAATATCAGCAAGAATTTCTAGTCCTATTAAGAAACTTGAAAAACTTATGAGCAGGGTGGAAAAGGGCGAGCTTAATATTTATTCAGAGGTAGAAGGAGAAAGGGAAGTAAAGCAACTATCGAAAACCTTTAATTTAATGATTTTTCGAATCAGAGATCTTATGGAACAAATTGTTGATGAGCAGGAAGAAAAAAGAAAGAGTGAAATAAAAGCATTGCAGGCTCAAATTAATCCTCATTTTCTATATAACACCTTGGATTCAATTGTATGGATGGCAGAGAATAATGAAAAAGAAGGAGTTATAAAAATGGTTACTGCCTTAGCTAATCTTTTTAGAATTAGTATTAGTAGGGACGGAGATATTATTGATATTAAGGGGGAATTACAACATGCAAGGAGCTATTTAATCATACAACAAATTAGATATGGGGATAAATTTGATTTTATTATCGAAGAAATGTCAGCATCTGTCTTACAAAATAAAACATTAAAGATTATATTGCAGCCTATTATTGAAAATGCAATTAATCATGGCATAAAACGAATGGTGGATAAGGGAAATATTAGAATTAGTGGACAAGTTATAGAAAATAAAATATGCCTTTCAGTGAGTGATAATGGAATTGGAATGTCTCTAGAAAAGGTTTCTAAATTACTTCGTAAGGAACAAAAGGTAGAGGGACATTCAGGTATAGGAGTAAAAAATGTTCATGAAAGAATCCAGTTGTATTTTGGACTAGAGTATGGTCTGGAAATAAGCAGTGAAGTAGATGAGGGAACTACAGTGAAAATATGGCTCCCTTTTATAGGAGAGTAG